One Panicum virgatum strain AP13 chromosome 9K, P.virgatum_v5, whole genome shotgun sequence genomic region harbors:
- the LOC120649810 gene encoding auxin-responsive protein IAA13-like, with amino-acid sequence MASADVDVGTELSLGLPGGGAEAAKAAKRGFEDTIDLKLKLPTAGMEEAAAGKPEPAAEKAKRPAEAPAADAEKPPAPKAQAVGWPPVRSYRRNVMTVQSVKSKKEEEPEKQQPAANAGSNSSAFVKVSMDGAPYLRKVDLKMYNSYKDLSIALKKMFSTFTTGNNMNEGKLVDLVTGADVVTTYEDKDGDWMLVGDVPWEMFVESCKRLRIMKSSEAIGLAPRTKDKCKNKS; translated from the exons ATGGCTAGCGCCGACGTCGACGTCGGGACGGAGCTCAGTCTCGGGCTGCCGGGaggcggcgccgaggcggccAAGGCCGCGAAGAGGGGCTTCGAGGACACCATCGACCTCAAGCTGAAGCTGCCCACCGCCGGCAtggaggaagccgccgccggcaagccgGAGCCAGCCGCCGAGAAGGCCAAGAGGCCCGCCGAGGCGCCGGCCGCTGATGCAGAGAAGCCACCCGCACCCAA GGCACAAGCTGTGGGTTGGCCACCAGTACGATCATACCGCAGGAACGTCATGACCGTCCAGTCAGTGAAGAGCAAGAAGGAAGAGGAACCCGAGAAGCAGCAGCCCGCTGCCAATGCCGGCAGTAACAGCTCTGCCTTCGTGAAGGTCAGCATGGATGGCGCACCTTACCTGCGCAAGGTGGACCTGAAGATGTACAACAGCTACAAGGACCTCTCAATTGCTCTGAAGAAGATGTTCAGCACCTTCACAACTG GGAACAACATGAATGAGGGGAAGTTGGTTGATCTGGTGACTGGTGCCGATGTTGTCACTACTTACGAAGACAAGGATGGTGACTGGATGCTTGTTGGCGATGTCCCGTGGGA GATGTTTGTCGAGTCATGCAAGCGCCTGAGGATCATGAAGAGTTCTGAAGCCATCGGTCTTG CACCAAGAACCAAGGATAAGTGCAAGAACAAGAGCTGA
- the LOC120649808 gene encoding protein transport protein sec23-1-like: MDFAELEAVEGLRWPWHSWPPTPSAAASLVVPTAVLCSPLQHPTAPDLLPLLPYAPLRCATPGCGAALNPFSRVHHGSARWSCPFCGAGANPFPRLLAPDALPAELFPTHSSVEYALPADPAEAGGPGPPALVFVVDAATEPAELAVLKGEVRRVVQGLPEGVRVALVTFAASVWVHDLGFEGCARVVVINGERELESDKIQELLGVHRSRYNKLAMPRSAEAQRFLLPVFECEFNITSAIEDLSSMSACPRGHRPLRATGAAISTAIALLEGCCSPSTGGRIMVFTSGPATVGPGLVVETDLGKAIRSHRDIFNSNAPFTDKARDFYKKVAKRLTDHALVLDLFACSLDQVGAAELRNPIEVSGGLMVHTESFESEQFKSCFRHMFKRESTDYLNMNFNATIEIVTSKEVKICGALGPCISLRRKNSSVSDKEIGEGGTNYWKTSSLSSKTCIAFFFRVDCSHKAEPPTVFFIQFMTRYRHGDGSYRLRVTTVARRWAAPRSPEIAAGFDQEAAAAVMARLAVYRAETYHVRDVIRWLDKMLIRFTAKFGNYVPEDPSTFRLSTNFSLYPQFMYYLRRSQFIDVFNSSPDETAFFRLMLNREGVVGSLIMIQPTLFQYSFDGPPIPVLLDVSSISPDVILLFDSYFYIVIHYGSKIAQWRKLGYHKDPNHENLRKLLEAPEVDAEALMVDRFPVPKLIKCDQHGSQARFLLARLNPSVTQKTQLSEGSEVIFTDDVSLQVFIEHLQELAVQG; this comes from the exons ATGGACTTCGCGGAgctggaggcggtggagggccTCCGGTGGCCGTGGCACTCGTGGCCGCCGACTCCCTCGGCGGCCGCGTCGCTCGTCGTCCCCACCGCCGTCCTCTGCTCGCCGCTGCAGCACCCCACGGCGCCCGACCTCCTACCGCTGCTCCCCTACGCGCCGCTCCGCTGCGCGACCCCCGGATGCGGCGCCGCGCTCAACCCGTTCTCCCGCGTGCACCACGGCTCCGCTCGCTGGTCCTGCCCCttctgcggcgccggcgccaaccCGTTCCCCCGCCTCCTGGCGCCCGACGCGCTCCCCGCCGAGCTCTTCCCCACCCACTCCAGCGTCGAGTACGCGCTGCCCGCGGACCCCGCCGAGGCAGGCGGGCCGGGCCCGCCCGCGCTCGTGTTCGTGGTGGACGCCGCCACGgagccggcggagctcgccgtgcTCAAGGGCGAGGTGCGCAGGGTCGTGCAGGGGCTACCCGAGGGGGTCAGGGTGGCGCTCGTCACTTTCGCTGCGTCGGTGTGGGTGCATGATCTCGGATTTGAGGGGTGCGCTCGGGTGGTTGTCATCAACGGCGAACGCGAGCTTGAGTCTGACAAG ATACAAGAACTTCTGGGTGTCCACCGTTCACGATACAACAAGTTGGCTATGCCAAGGTCTGCTGAAGCACAGAGATTTTTGCTGCCTGTTTTTGAATGTGAATTTAACATCACATCTGCAATAGAGGATCTGAGCTCCATGTCTGCGTGCCCACGTGGGCATCGCCCTTTAAGAGCAACTGGCGCAGCTATTTCCACTGCTATTGCTCTTCTGGAAGGTTGCTGCTCACCCAGTACCGGTGGTCGAATTATGGTCTTCACATCTGGTCCTGCAACAGTTGGTCCAGGGCTTGTGGTGGAAACTGATCTTGGGAAAGCAATTCGTTCTCATCGTGACATATTCAATAGCAATGCACCTTTCACTGACAAAGCTCGTGACTTTTATAAGAAAGTTGCAAAGAGGTTAACGGACCATGCATTAGTTCTTGATCTATTTGCCTGCTCCCTTGATCAGGTTGGGGCTGCGGAGCTGAGGAATCCAATTGAAGTGTCAGGGGGTTTAATGGTGCATACAGAGTCATTTGAGTCTGAGCAGTTTAAAAGCTGTTTTAGGCATATGTTCAAGCGCGAAAGTACTGATTACCTTAACATGAACTTCAATGCTACAATTGAAATAGTGACATCAAAAGAGGTGAAGATTTGTGGTGCCCTTGGTCCCTGCATTTCTCTCCGCAGGAAAAACAGCTCAGTTAGTGACAAGGAAATTGGTGAAGGTGGGACAAACTATTGGAAAACTAGTTCTCTGAGCAGCAAGACCTGCATTGCTTTCTTTTTCCGAGTTGATTGTAGTCATAAAGCTGAGCCCCCAACTGTCTTCTTTATTCAGTTCATGACAAGGTATCGACATGGTGATGGTAGTTATCGCCTAAGGGTAACAACTGTTGCAAGAAGATGGGCAGCACCTCGATCTCCTGAAATTGCTGCAGGGTTTGATCAGGAAGCTGCTGCGGCTGTTATGGCCAGGCTTGCTGTTTACAGGGCAGAGACATACCACGTTAGAGATGTTATACGATGGCTTGACAAGATGCTTATCCGTTTTACTGCTAAATTCGGAAACTATGTTCCTGAAGATCCATCCACATTTCGACTCTCAACAAACTTCTCCCTGTATCCGCAGTTCATGTACTACCTGCGGAGGTCACAGTTCATTGATGTTTTCAACAGCTCTCCTGACGAAACTGCTTTCTTCAGGTTGATGTTGAATAGGGAGGGAGTTGTGGGGTCTCTAATCATGATCCAGCCGACTCTATTCCAGTACTCATTCGATGGACCACCTATTCCTGTGCTGCTAGATGTCAGCTCCATCTCTCCAGATGTCATTTTACTATTTGATTCATACTTCTACATCGTGATTCATTATGGCTCAAAGATTGCTCAGTGGAGGAAGCTTGGTTATCATAAGGACCCAAACCACGAAAATTTGCGGAAGCTACTTGAAGCACCAGAAGTAGATGCAGAGGCACTAATGGTAGATCGTTTCCCTGTACCAAAACTCATAAAGTGTGATCAGCATGGTAGTCAGGCCAGGTTCCTGCTCGCTCGGTTAAATCCATCTGTGACACAGAAAACACAGCTTTCAGAGGGATCTGAAGTCATTTTCACCGACGATGTTAGTTTGCAAGTTTTTATTGAACACTTGCAGGAGTTGGCTGTTCAGGGCTAG